In Streptomyces chartreusis, the following proteins share a genomic window:
- the rpmF gene encoding 50S ribosomal protein L32, giving the protein MAVPKRKMSRSNTRHRRSQWKAAVPTLVACERCHEPKLQHIACPSCGTYNKRQVLEV; this is encoded by the coding sequence GTGGCTGTTCCGAAGCGGAAGATGTCGCGCAGCAACACGCGCCACCGCCGGTCGCAGTGGAAGGCTGCGGTCCCCACCCTGGTTGCGTGCGAGCGCTGCCACGAGCCCAAGCTGCAGCACATTGCGTGCCCGTCTTGCGGCACCTACAACAAGCGCCAGGTCCTCGAGGTCTGA